A window from Roseburia sp. 499 encodes these proteins:
- a CDS encoding aminotransferase class IV encodes MNKNNTLIFDDGYCFGMGGFETISVEKGTPLFLNWHLERLEKGLGILGISNENFKCQVNEAEIRRFLEENQMEHGVLKIMVSERNILFTKRENPYDETSFEKGFRLDVSRVIRNETSPFTYIKSFHHGDNLLEKRRCKKAGYDETLFLNSQKQITETSASNIFFVKEGRLFTPKISCGLLDGIMRRYILEHYEVEETELYLEDLQQYEEAFLTNSLMWTMPVVSIGELKFPSRTFANKIRENILNIK; translated from the coding sequence ATGAATAAAAATAATACGTTAATTTTTGATGATGGCTATTGCTTTGGGATGGGGGGTTTTGAAACAATATCTGTTGAGAAAGGAACTCCTTTGTTTCTAAATTGGCATTTAGAACGGTTGGAGAAGGGATTGGGTATATTAGGGATTTCTAATGAGAATTTTAAGTGTCAGGTAAACGAAGCAGAGATTAGAAGATTTTTGGAAGAAAATCAGATGGAACACGGAGTATTGAAAATCATGGTGTCCGAGCGGAATATTCTTTTTACAAAAAGAGAAAATCCATATGATGAAACATCATTTGAAAAAGGATTTCGATTGGATGTAAGCCGTGTAATCAGAAACGAAACCTCGCCATTTACTTATATCAAATCCTTTCATCATGGAGACAATCTCTTGGAAAAAAGAAGATGTAAGAAAGCAGGGTATGACGAAACCTTATTTTTAAATAGTCAAAAGCAGATTACTGAGACGAGTGCAAGTAATATTTTTTTCGTAAAAGAAGGAAGGCTTTTTACACCGAAGATTTCTTGTGGATTGTTAGATGGAATTATGAGAAGGTACATACTTGAACACTACGAAGTGGAAGAAACAGAATTGTATTTGGAAGATTTGCAACAGTATGAAGAGGCTTTTTTGACAAATTCGCTGATGTGGACGATGCCGGTTGTATCCATCGGAGAACTGAAGTTTCCATCTCGTACATTTGCAAATAAAATACGGGAAAATATCTTGAATATAAAGTAA
- the ftsH gene encoding ATP-dependent zinc metalloprotease FtsH, with the protein MENKGNNNNNGGGNNNGGGNNKNNKNGMTILIFCLTAVLVLFFVSMLNSCVNKALNKEISYSDFIEMVEADEVESVTFDNGKIQITPKSKSETAAVARVTYYTAQLNDEDLLPLLKKHNVDMSGTIEDVSSAILWNMLSYIIPLALVWILLYFLIFRKMGSGGMMGVGKTTAKVYVEKSTGVTFKDVAGQDEAKESLQEVVDFLHNPKKYTDIGAKLPKGALLVGPPGTGKTLLAKAVAGEAKVPFFSLAGSDFVEMFVGVGASRVRDLFKEAQKQAPCIIFIDEIDAIGKSRDSRYGGNDEREQTLNQLLAEMDGFDTSKGLLILAATNRPEVLDKALLRPGRFDRRIIVDKPDLKGRVETLKVHAKNVLMDDSVDLEAIALATSGAVGSDLANMINEAAINAVKSGRKYVNQADLFESVEVVIAGKEKKDRIMGPKEKKMVAYHEVGHALVTALQKDAEPVQKITIVPRTMGALGYTMQVPEEEKFLMTKNELIAHLVTYMGGRAAEEIVFDSVTTGASNDIEQATKIARAMVTQYGMSDKFGLMGLVTIENQYLDGRASLNCGEETAAQIDQEVMKILKESYDEAKRLLTENREILDEISDYLYQHETITGKEFMKIFRKLKGIPEPEEKTDAEKAAEEFQAEEKKAEESVIYMPPVEVPAEIELPKDIELPKEVELPKEVDILAEEVQTEAEVPVEPVKKESEKKPVEEVQKKEVSPKPQEDEDYLDKLLKGLK; encoded by the coding sequence ATGGAGAACAAAGGAAATAATAACAATAATGGCGGTGGTAATAACAACGGCGGAGGCAATAACAAGAATAATAAGAATGGAATGACAATTCTGATATTCTGTTTGACTGCAGTGTTGGTGCTATTTTTCGTAAGTATGCTGAATAGCTGTGTGAATAAGGCTTTGAATAAGGAGATTTCTTATTCCGATTTTATTGAAATGGTGGAAGCGGATGAGGTTGAAAGTGTAACCTTTGATAATGGGAAAATACAAATTACACCGAAAAGTAAATCGGAGACAGCAGCCGTTGCAAGAGTTACTTACTATACGGCACAGTTAAATGATGAGGATTTATTACCACTTTTGAAGAAACATAATGTAGATATGTCAGGAACCATAGAAGATGTATCTTCTGCAATTCTTTGGAATATGTTGAGTTATATTATCCCGTTGGCATTGGTTTGGATATTGCTTTACTTCTTAATTTTCCGCAAGATGGGAAGCGGAGGAATGATGGGAGTGGGAAAGACCACTGCCAAAGTATATGTAGAGAAGTCCACAGGAGTTACCTTTAAGGATGTAGCAGGACAGGACGAAGCTAAGGAGTCTTTGCAGGAAGTAGTAGACTTTTTGCATAATCCGAAGAAGTATACGGATATCGGAGCAAAGTTGCCGAAGGGAGCATTGCTTGTGGGACCGCCTGGAACAGGTAAGACACTTTTAGCAAAAGCAGTAGCCGGAGAGGCAAAAGTACCGTTCTTTTCTCTGGCAGGTTCTGACTTTGTGGAAATGTTCGTAGGTGTTGGTGCTTCTCGTGTGAGGGATTTGTTTAAAGAAGCACAGAAGCAGGCACCATGTATTATCTTTATAGATGAAATTGATGCTATCGGTAAGAGCCGTGACAGCCGTTATGGCGGAAATGATGAACGTGAACAGACATTAAATCAGCTCCTTGCAGAGATGGATGGATTTGATACCTCTAAGGGACTTTTGATTTTGGCAGCAACCAACCGTCCGGAAGTTTTGGACAAGGCATTGTTGCGTCCGGGACGTTTTGACCGTAGAATTATTGTGGACAAACCGGACTTAAAAGGAAGAGTAGAAACCCTTAAGGTACATGCCAAAAATGTGTTGATGGATGACAGTGTAGATTTGGAAGCGATTGCATTGGCAACTTCGGGTGCTGTTGGTTCTGACCTTGCTAATATGATTAACGAGGCGGCCATTAACGCAGTTAAGAGTGGAAGAAAATATGTAAATCAGGCAGATTTGTTTGAGTCTGTAGAGGTAGTTATCGCCGGTAAAGAAAAGAAAGACCGTATCATGGGACCTAAGGAAAAGAAAATGGTTGCATACCATGAAGTGGGTCATGCTTTGGTAACAGCATTGCAAAAGGACGCAGAGCCGGTTCAGAAGATTACAATTGTACCAAGAACTATGGGTGCATTAGGATATACCATGCAAGTACCGGAGGAAGAGAAGTTCCTTATGACGAAGAATGAGTTGATTGCTCATTTGGTTACTTACATGGGTGGACGTGCCGCAGAGGAAATTGTATTTGATTCTGTGACGACGGGAGCTTCTAATGATATTGAACAGGCAACTAAAATTGCAAGAGCTATGGTAACACAGTATGGTATGTCTGATAAGTTTGGTCTGATGGGATTGGTAACTATTGAAAATCAATATCTGGATGGACGTGCAAGTTTAAATTGTGGAGAAGAGACAGCAGCTCAGATTGACCAAGAGGTCATGAAGATTTTAAAAGAAAGCTATGACGAAGCAAAACGCCTTTTGACAGAGAATCGTGAGATTTTGGACGAGATTTCAGATTATCTGTATCAGCACGAGACTATTACGGGTAAGGAATTTATGAAGATATTCCGTAAGTTGAAAGGAATTCCGGAACCGGAGGAGAAGACTGACGCAGAAAAGGCGGCAGAAGAATTCCAGGCGGAGGAAAAGAAGGCAGAAGAAAGTGTGATTTATATGCCGCCTGTAGAAGTGCCGGCAGAGATAGAATTACCGAAAGACATAGAGTTGCCAAAAGAAGTAGAATTGCCAAAAGAAGTAGACATATTGGCAGAAGAAGTACAGACAGAGGCTGAAGTGCCAGTGGAACCAGTGAAAAAAGAATCTGAGAAAAAGCCTGTAGAGGAAGTTCAGAAAAAAGAGGTTTCGCCTAAGCCACAGGAAGATGAGGATTATCTGGATAAATTATTAAAAGGATTAAAATAA
- a CDS encoding CTP synthase codes for MPVKYVFVTGGVVSGLGKGITAASLGRLLKARGFKVTMQKFDPYINIDPGTMNPIQHGEVFVTDDGAETDLDLGHYERFIDESLNKNSNVTTGKVYWSVLQKERRGDYGGGTVQVIPHITNEIKSRFYRDFTTEETQIAIIEVGGTVGDIESQPFLESIRQFQHEVGRENAILIHVTLIPYLHASGEMKTKPTQASVKELQGMGIQPDIIVCRSEHELDQGLKDKIALFCNVPNGHVLQNLDVEYLYEAPLAMEKEHLAQVACECLHLDCPEPDLSDWTDMVDALRHPNKEVEIALVGKYTQLHDAYISVVEALKHGGIAERATVNIKWVDSELLNEDNVDEVLGTAQGIIVPGGFGDRGVEGMITAAQYAREHEVPYLGLCLGMQVAIIEYARHVCQFHDAHSIELDPQTTHPVIALMPDQNGVEDIGGTLRLGSYPCVLDTTSKARDVYGTENIEERHRHRYEVNNDYRAALTENGLKLCGLSPDGRIVEMIELPDHPWFIATQAHPELKSRPNRPHPLFKGFVEAAVKTTR; via the coding sequence ATGCCCGTAAAATACGTCTTTGTCACCGGTGGTGTTGTATCCGGACTTGGTAAGGGAATTACAGCCGCTTCTCTGGGCCGTTTGTTAAAAGCCCGCGGATTCAAAGTCACCATGCAGAAATTCGATCCATACATCAACATTGATCCGGGAACTATGAACCCGATTCAACATGGTGAGGTTTTTGTTACCGATGACGGCGCAGAAACTGACTTGGACTTAGGACATTATGAACGTTTTATTGATGAAAGCCTGAATAAAAATTCTAATGTAACTACCGGTAAAGTATACTGGTCTGTACTTCAGAAGGAACGTCGTGGCGACTACGGCGGAGGAACTGTTCAGGTAATTCCACATATTACGAATGAAATTAAGAGCCGTTTTTACCGTGACTTTACCACAGAAGAAACACAGATTGCTATTATTGAAGTAGGTGGAACTGTAGGAGATATCGAAAGCCAGCCTTTCTTAGAATCCATTCGTCAGTTCCAGCACGAAGTAGGACGCGAGAACGCAATTCTGATTCATGTTACTTTGATTCCGTATCTTCATGCTTCAGGAGAAATGAAAACCAAACCCACTCAGGCAAGTGTAAAGGAATTACAGGGAATGGGTATTCAGCCGGATATCATCGTATGCCGTTCCGAACACGAACTGGATCAGGGATTGAAGGATAAAATTGCTTTATTCTGTAATGTACCGAATGGACATGTTCTCCAGAACCTCGATGTGGAATATTTATACGAAGCACCACTTGCTATGGAAAAAGAGCATTTAGCACAGGTCGCTTGTGAATGTCTCCACCTTGACTGTCCGGAACCGGATTTGAGTGATTGGACAGATATGGTAGATGCATTACGTCATCCAAATAAAGAAGTAGAAATTGCTTTGGTAGGAAAATACACACAGCTCCATGACGCTTACATTTCTGTTGTAGAGGCATTAAAACATGGAGGTATTGCAGAGCGTGCTACTGTAAATATCAAATGGGTGGATTCTGAATTATTAAATGAAGATAATGTAGATGAAGTATTAGGAACTGCACAGGGTATCATTGTTCCGGGTGGTTTTGGCGACCGTGGAGTAGAAGGCATGATTACTGCTGCACAATATGCTCGTGAACATGAAGTTCCATACCTTGGTTTATGCTTAGGTATGCAGGTTGCTATCATTGAATATGCAAGACATGTCTGCCAGTTCCATGATGCACACAGTATTGAATTAGATCCACAAACTACTCATCCGGTTATCGCTCTTATGCCAGACCAGAATGGTGTAGAGGATATTGGCGGAACCTTACGTCTTGGTTCTTACCCATGTGTTCTGGATACAACCTCAAAGGCTCGCGACGTATACGGAACAGAGAATATTGAGGAAAGACATCGTCACCGTTACGAAGTAAACAATGACTATCGTGCAGCTCTGACAGAAAACGGTTTAAAATTATGCGGACTTTCTCCTGATGGAAGAATCGTAGAGATGATTGAACTTCCAGATCATCCATGGTTCATTGCAACTCAGGCTCACCCGGAATTGAAGTCCAGACCAAACAGACCACATCCATTGTTTAAAGGATTTGTGGAAGCTGCCGTAAAGACAACAAGATAA
- the uvrC gene encoding excinuclease ABC subunit UvrC, whose amino-acid sequence MFDIQEELKKLPQKPGVYIMHDAEDTIIYIGKAISLRNRVRQYFRPSHNEGIRKDQMVKQIARFEYIITDSELEALILECNLIKEHRPKYNTMLRDDKSYPYIRVTLGEAFPRVLFSHQMKKDKSRYFGPYTSAGAVKDTIELLRKIYQLRTCNRSLPRDTGKDRPCLNYHIHQCMAPCQGYISQEEYRKRIDKAIEFLNGNYQPVLKELEEKMQQASENLEFEKAIEYRELLNSVKQVAQKQKITNSDGEDKDIIAMASDGEDAVVQVFFVRDGKLIGRDHFHVRIGSEDTGSQVLAEFLKQFYAGTPFIPKEIMLQEEIEETEVISQWLTEKRGQKVYIRVPKKGTKEKLVELAGKNAAMVLSQDKEKIKREEGRTIGALKEIAGILGMEQLNRIEAFDISNINGFETVGSMIVYEKGKPKRSDYRKFKLRTVTGPDDYGSMYEVLTRRFTHGMREQEERKERKLEQEYGSFTRFPDLIMMDGGKGQVNVALKVLDELRLNIPVCGMVKDDNHRTRGLYYNNQEIPIEKSSEGFKLITRVQDEAHRFAIEYHRSLRSKEQVHSVLDDIPGIGPARRKALMRRFLSLDAIREADVETLSQVDSMNEQSARAVYEFFHSTDS is encoded by the coding sequence ATGTTTGATATTCAGGAAGAATTGAAAAAACTCCCACAGAAACCGGGAGTATATATCATGCATGATGCTGAGGACACGATTATTTATATTGGCAAGGCAATCAGCCTTCGAAATCGTGTCCGTCAGTATTTCCGTCCGAGCCATAATGAGGGAATTCGCAAGGATCAGATGGTAAAACAGATTGCAAGATTTGAATATATCATTACAGATTCCGAACTGGAGGCCTTGATTTTAGAATGTAATTTAATCAAAGAGCACCGGCCAAAATATAATACGATGTTACGGGATGACAAGTCATATCCCTATATTAGAGTGACCCTGGGAGAAGCTTTTCCCAGAGTCCTTTTTTCACATCAGATGAAAAAAGATAAGTCGCGTTACTTTGGACCTTATACCAGTGCGGGAGCGGTAAAGGATACCATAGAGCTTTTAAGGAAGATTTATCAATTGCGTACTTGCAACCGTTCTCTTCCAAGAGATACAGGTAAGGACAGACCCTGTCTTAACTATCATATTCATCAATGTATGGCACCTTGCCAGGGATATATCAGTCAGGAAGAGTATCGGAAACGGATTGACAAGGCAATTGAATTTTTGAATGGAAATTACCAGCCGGTACTGAAAGAGTTGGAAGAAAAGATGCAGCAGGCATCTGAAAATCTGGAATTTGAGAAAGCGATAGAATATCGTGAATTGCTAAACAGCGTAAAACAGGTAGCGCAGAAGCAGAAGATTACCAATTCCGATGGAGAGGATAAGGATATTATTGCTATGGCATCCGATGGAGAGGATGCGGTGGTACAAGTATTTTTTGTTCGTGACGGAAAGTTGATTGGTAGAGACCATTTTCATGTGCGGATTGGAAGCGAAGATACCGGAAGTCAGGTATTAGCAGAATTTTTGAAACAGTTTTATGCAGGTACACCATTTATTCCGAAGGAAATCATGTTGCAGGAAGAGATTGAAGAAACTGAGGTTATCAGTCAGTGGCTGACAGAAAAGCGTGGGCAGAAGGTGTACATTCGTGTGCCGAAAAAGGGAACAAAAGAAAAATTGGTAGAGTTAGCGGGAAAGAACGCTGCAATGGTACTGAGTCAGGATAAGGAAAAAATCAAACGAGAAGAGGGAAGAACGATTGGTGCCTTAAAGGAGATTGCAGGAATTTTGGGGATGGAACAGTTGAATCGGATTGAAGCATTCGATATTTCAAATATCAACGGTTTTGAAACGGTAGGTTCCATGATTGTTTATGAGAAAGGAAAGCCAAAGCGAAGCGATTATCGTAAGTTTAAGTTACGCACGGTGACAGGACCGGATGATTATGGCTCTATGTATGAAGTACTTACCAGAAGATTTACCCATGGCATGCGAGAGCAGGAAGAACGTAAGGAACGAAAGTTGGAACAGGAATACGGTAGCTTTACACGTTTCCCGGATTTGATCATGATGGACGGTGGTAAGGGACAGGTCAATGTGGCGTTAAAGGTATTAGATGAACTACGGTTGAATATTCCGGTATGTGGTATGGTAAAGGATGATAATCACAGAACCCGTGGGTTATACTATAATAATCAGGAGATTCCCATTGAAAAAAGCAGTGAAGGATTTAAACTGATTACCAGAGTACAGGATGAAGCACACAGATTTGCTATTGAGTATCATAGATCCTTGCGAAGTAAGGAACAGGTACATTCCGTATTGGATGATATTCCGGGCATTGGGCCGGCCAGACGAAAGGCTTTGATGCGGCGTTTTCTGTCCCTGGATGCTATACGGGAAGCAGATGTGGAGACATTGTCACAGGTGGATTCCATGAATGAACAGTCAGCGCGGGCAGTTTATGAATTTTTCCATTCTACAGATAGTTGA